In Persicimonas caeni, a single window of DNA contains:
- a CDS encoding cytochrome C oxidase subunit IV family protein: MQTLEEVEEKSWFGISWLKADYMWVWVALLVLTIVEVIVPEPQLIGLAEFPDLLFFEARTLQVISLIVLAIVKTFLVAWYYMHLVSERPSIILIACAPFIFSVFLTIGLFPWPV, encoded by the coding sequence ATGCAGACACTCGAAGAAGTTGAAGAAAAAAGCTGGTTCGGCATCTCGTGGCTCAAGGCCGACTATATGTGGGTCTGGGTCGCCCTGCTGGTGCTGACCATCGTCGAGGTCATCGTGCCCGAACCCCAGCTGATCGGACTCGCCGAGTTCCCGGATCTGCTGTTTTTCGAGGCGCGCACCCTCCAGGTCATCTCCCTGATCGTGTTGGCCATCGTCAAGACGTTCCTGGTCGCCTGGTACTACATGCACCTTGTTAGCGAGCGCCCCTCGATTATCTTGATTGCGTGCGCTCCGTTCATCTTCTCGGTCTTTTTGACCATCGGCCTGTTCCCTTGGCCGGTATAA
- a CDS encoding heme o synthase, protein MGSVTTTSNSAGSIGQKALDYYRLVKPGILRLLVVTAFCTMLVAARGMPDLWLVFWTILGTVLICGSANVFNMVWDRDIDPVMKRTQERPIPQGRIDPQNALIFAGVLGFSAVLILTYFVNPLAALMGICGHAYYVIIYTMWLKRRTPHNIVIGGGAGAFPALIGWAAVTGDLSMTAWIIFAIVFLWTPPHFWALALYKDVEYHKANIPMMPVVRGKHVTKFQMLLYTALLLGATTLLAIVGMMGIIYLVASVVLGAVFAYMCIRTAFDTTDKWAKRTFAYSILYLALLFGAMSVDSFNTHHFTEHRYLAGIEQQAERMRAEQDKEELRSLHNGELPAPKTSQQ, encoded by the coding sequence ATGGGCAGTGTCACAACCACAAGCAACTCGGCCGGCTCCATCGGCCAAAAGGCGCTCGATTACTACCGGCTGGTCAAGCCGGGCATCTTGCGCCTTTTGGTGGTCACCGCCTTCTGCACCATGCTGGTAGCAGCCAGAGGCATGCCTGACCTGTGGCTGGTCTTCTGGACCATCTTGGGCACGGTGCTCATCTGTGGCAGCGCCAACGTGTTCAACATGGTCTGGGATCGCGATATCGATCCCGTCATGAAGCGCACCCAGGAGCGCCCCATCCCCCAGGGCCGCATCGATCCGCAAAACGCGCTCATCTTTGCCGGCGTGCTCGGCTTCTCGGCCGTGCTCATCCTGACCTACTTCGTCAATCCGCTCGCCGCGCTCATGGGCATCTGCGGTCACGCCTACTACGTGATCATCTACACCATGTGGCTCAAGCGACGCACGCCGCACAATATCGTCATCGGCGGCGGCGCAGGCGCCTTCCCCGCCCTCATCGGTTGGGCGGCGGTCACCGGCGACCTGAGCATGACGGCCTGGATCATCTTCGCCATCGTCTTCCTGTGGACCCCGCCCCACTTCTGGGCGCTCGCGCTCTACAAAGACGTCGAGTACCACAAGGCCAATATCCCGATGATGCCGGTGGTGCGCGGAAAGCACGTCACCAAGTTCCAGATGCTGCTCTACACCGCGCTCCTCTTGGGCGCGACCACGCTCCTGGCGATCGTCGGCATGATGGGCATCATCTATCTCGTCGCCTCGGTCGTGCTGGGCGCCGTGTTCGCCTACATGTGCATCCGCACCGCCTTCGACACCACGGACAAGTGGGCCAAGCGCACCTTTGCCTACTCGATTCTGTACCTCGCCCTGCTCTTCGGGGCGATGTCGGTCGACAGCTTCAACACCCACCACTTCACCGAGCACCGCTACCTTGCCGGCATCGAGCAGCAAGCCGAGCGGATGCGCGCGGAACAAGACAAGGAAGAGCTGCGTTCTCTGCATAACGGGGAATTGCCGGCTCCCAAGACGTCGCAGCAGTAA
- a CDS encoding cytochrome c oxidase assembly protein, with protein MAEHQEQTTPNDVNESAEPARPTQEMVENNKRTGKKMLAFIAFMFLVAAASIPLYRIVCVAIDPGGSSWQNGETDSYEGVTVDKSRKVKVRFAAEVNRQLPWRFEPTEYSVTVHPGEKRLTKFVSENLDGARAIKGQAVYDINPPEAGQYFKKIECFCFTEQTLEPGEQVDMPLYFWFDPDMPDHIKEITLAYTFFNADTSRKRAGETAAITPGK; from the coding sequence ATGGCCGAGCACCAAGAACAGACGACTCCCAACGACGTCAACGAGTCTGCTGAGCCCGCGCGCCCGACCCAGGAAATGGTCGAGAACAACAAGCGCACCGGCAAGAAGATGCTTGCCTTCATCGCGTTCATGTTCTTGGTCGCCGCGGCCTCGATTCCCCTCTACCGCATCGTCTGCGTCGCCATCGACCCGGGCGGCTCGTCGTGGCAAAACGGCGAGACCGACTCGTACGAAGGCGTCACCGTCGACAAGTCGCGCAAGGTCAAAGTGCGCTTTGCCGCCGAGGTCAACCGCCAGCTGCCGTGGCGCTTCGAGCCCACCGAGTACAGCGTGACGGTCCACCCTGGCGAAAAGCGCCTGACCAAGTTCGTCTCGGAGAACCTCGACGGCGCTCGCGCCATCAAGGGCCAGGCGGTCTACGACATCAACCCGCCCGAGGCCGGCCAGTACTTCAAAAAGATCGAGTGCTTCTGCTTCACCGAGCAGACCCTCGAGCCGGGTGAGCAGGTCGACATGCCGCTGTACTTCTGGTTCGACCCGGACATGCCCGACCACATCAAAGAGATTACGCTGGCCTACACGTTCTTCAACGCCGATACGTCGCGAAAGCGTGCCGGCGAGACTGCCGCCATCACACCCGGCAAGTAA
- a CDS encoding SURF1 family protein produces MTQKTSRRFQLRFWPTLGTLVGLAILISLGTWQLTRYLEKLDLEAQRSERLDEDIVEVESLDAFEANAGAYNAVAVRGRLDPRYTFLFKHRVHDGKPGYWLGGVLRFAEGDGGVLVNRGWVHREHAAEVAKQAPPTQTRTYLGLVHAPNRIVADTATRQALEAGEVELQNNVVEWDTYDLEAIADALPYETPADPMIVVLSPEHSREPYPIASFDYVTEPYLTSERHLGYVLFWYATAIALLSMYLAAGFGYLGSSKRPPRPDADA; encoded by the coding sequence GTGACTCAAAAGACTTCCCGCCGCTTTCAACTCCGCTTCTGGCCCACTCTGGGCACCCTGGTGGGCCTCGCCATCCTGATCAGCCTGGGAACCTGGCAGCTCACCCGCTACCTCGAAAAGCTCGACCTCGAAGCCCAACGCAGCGAACGCCTCGACGAAGACATCGTCGAGGTCGAGTCGCTCGACGCCTTCGAGGCCAACGCCGGCGCCTACAACGCCGTGGCCGTTCGCGGCCGACTCGATCCCCGCTACACATTTCTGTTCAAACACCGCGTACACGACGGTAAGCCGGGCTACTGGCTCGGCGGGGTCCTCCGCTTCGCCGAAGGCGACGGCGGCGTCCTCGTCAATCGTGGCTGGGTTCACCGCGAACACGCCGCCGAGGTCGCCAAGCAGGCCCCTCCGACCCAGACACGCACGTATCTCGGCCTCGTCCACGCCCCCAACCGCATCGTCGCCGACACGGCAACGCGCCAGGCGCTCGAGGCGGGAGAGGTCGAACTGCAGAACAACGTGGTCGAGTGGGACACCTACGACCTCGAAGCCATCGCCGACGCCTTGCCCTACGAGACGCCCGCCGACCCGATGATCGTCGTCCTCAGCCCCGAACACTCCCGCGAGCCCTACCCGATTGCGAGCTTCGACTACGTCACCGAGCCGTACCTGACCTCCGAGCGGCACCTCGGCTACGTCCTCTTTTGGTACGCCACCGCCATCGCGCTGCTGTCGATGTACCTGGCCGCCGGCTTCGGCTACCTGGGCTCCTCGAAACGCCCGCCCCGCCCGGATGCGGACGCCTGA
- a CDS encoding XdhC family protein: MQFWTTLLEHLESGEPAFVGLVADNTAHSPGTRGAKIFVRPDGTTGGTIGGGVMEADISEMGVEALSEGDFAPDFQVLYHRAKGKGDKSGLICAGHQTNVYFVCEPDRDLEVLREVVARLERDEPGLLQVGSFGVRLVDEATISRERAPIRLVQDEGAWLYEEQLLNWKRAAIIGGGHCGLALSRVLANLGYEVTIFDTRDDVFTFVENDHARYKVAVDDFAEAGEHIDHPELTHVIVMTMGQPGDVRALLGTLDGPFPYVGVMGSEAKLAKIREDLAAAGVDPALFERVYAPIGLPMTSNTPEEIAISIAAELLRERETLFPHAKPARPQPPEASG, from the coding sequence GTGGCCGACAACACGGCCCATTCGCCGGGCACGCGCGGCGCCAAGATCTTCGTTCGCCCCGACGGCACCACCGGCGGCACCATCGGCGGCGGCGTGATGGAGGCCGACATCAGCGAGATGGGCGTCGAGGCGCTCTCGGAGGGCGACTTCGCGCCCGACTTTCAGGTGCTCTACCACCGCGCGAAGGGCAAGGGCGACAAGTCCGGCCTCATCTGCGCCGGCCATCAGACCAACGTCTATTTCGTATGTGAACCCGACCGCGACCTCGAGGTGCTGCGCGAGGTCGTCGCGCGCCTCGAGCGCGACGAGCCGGGGCTGCTTCAGGTGGGCAGTTTTGGCGTGCGGTTGGTCGACGAAGCGACCATCAGCCGCGAGCGTGCGCCCATTCGGCTTGTCCAAGATGAGGGCGCCTGGCTCTACGAAGAGCAGCTCCTCAACTGGAAGCGCGCCGCCATCATCGGCGGCGGCCACTGTGGGCTGGCGCTGTCGCGCGTGCTCGCGAATCTGGGTTACGAGGTCACCATCTTCGACACCCGCGACGACGTCTTCACCTTCGTTGAAAACGACCACGCCCGCTACAAGGTCGCCGTCGACGACTTCGCCGAGGCCGGCGAGCACATCGACCACCCCGAGCTCACCCACGTGATCGTCATGACGATGGGCCAACCCGGCGACGTGCGCGCGCTTCTGGGCACCCTCGACGGCCCCTTCCCCTATGTCGGCGTGATGGGCAGCGAGGCGAAGCTCGCCAAGATCCGCGAGGATCTGGCGGCCGCCGGCGTCGACCCGGCGCTCTTCGAGCGCGTGTACGCGCCCATCGGGCTCCCGATGACGAGCAACACCCCCGAGGAAATCGCCATCAGCATCGCCGCCGAGCTGCTCCGAGAGCGCGAAACCCTCTTCCCGCACGCCAAACCCGCTCGCCCGCAGCCTCCCGAGGCTTCTGGCTGA